A stretch of the Hyalangium minutum genome encodes the following:
- a CDS encoding YggS family pyridoxal phosphate-dependent enzyme, producing the protein MSEVAERLSQIRTRVAAACARAGRPVESVTLVAVSKLKPAALIREAYEAGQRDFGENYAQELRDKAAELAGLEGLRWHSIGPLQTNKVKYVTKVAHAFHALDRLEVAQELSKRRADAPLACYAEVNVGGEQTKSGLQPEALGPFLEAVRALPGLRMEGLMALPPPTENLEQARGYFRQLRELARAHGLAGLSMGTTHDFELAIEEGATLVRVGTAIFGERS; encoded by the coding sequence ATGAGCGAAGTGGCGGAGCGGCTGTCTCAGATTCGTACCCGGGTGGCCGCGGCGTGCGCACGCGCGGGGCGCCCGGTGGAGTCGGTGACGCTGGTGGCGGTGTCCAAGCTCAAGCCCGCGGCGCTGATCCGCGAGGCGTACGAGGCGGGCCAGCGCGACTTCGGGGAGAACTACGCGCAGGAGCTGCGGGACAAGGCCGCAGAGCTGGCGGGCCTGGAGGGCCTGCGCTGGCACTCCATCGGGCCGCTGCAGACGAACAAGGTGAAGTACGTGACCAAGGTGGCCCACGCCTTCCACGCGCTGGACAGGCTGGAGGTGGCGCAGGAGCTCTCCAAGCGCCGGGCCGACGCTCCCTTGGCCTGCTATGCCGAGGTGAACGTGGGCGGCGAGCAGACCAAGAGCGGGCTGCAGCCCGAGGCGCTGGGGCCGTTCCTGGAGGCGGTGCGTGCCCTGCCCGGCCTGCGAATGGAGGGGCTGATGGCGCTCCCTCCGCCCACGGAGAACCTGGAGCAGGCGCGCGGCTACTTCCGGCAACTGCGCGAGCTGGCCCGCGCGCACGGGCTCGCGGGCCTGTCCATGGGGACGACGCACGACTTCGAGCTCGCCATCGAAGAGGGTGCCACGCTGGTGCGCGTGGGCACCGCCATCTTTGGCGAGCGGTCGTAA
- a CDS encoding DUF4091 domain-containing protein has product MGAGWAWVVMAALAASPGPKVVSPLVKVRPGVTLKGSTEAQLSLARGECEGTQVVLPGNVRQVTAKPLTLKGPGSALSASLWREGFIEVKTPSNSMGAKGFWPDPLLPVNVPGDPKLPAVLYVEVCAPTEQKPGTYRGELSVKADDGAVAPVPFTVEVQPFALPATSSLPTSFGISLYSIARGHKLAPESPEAMTLLRAYGKALLQHRLSAYGMSMNAPPVRFEDGRAVVDFSAYDEEMAPFFEGTALPSGARFTTADVRDSSQCKTEQEKVAYYRAFAEHFRSKGWSAQLFFYAKDEPKPEEMALVRTQASRVKAAGKDIPVLVTSALHDGIQSSADILAPTLNCFFPRWELETCPNVVPLSKLRSKLRSGTRVWWYQSCNSHGCTGGPAEDPAVERAYTGWASYMVDHPAPLNRSMGPLAFLTGVDGELYFDTVYAYNTQDPWQGVFEFGGNGDGTLFYPGTPERLGTKEPQPVVSLRLKHIRDGLEDYEYLHLLARLGDAEPARAFARRLARSGYEIEQNVATWEQVRHNLTAQLRKRWDASEYAKRPGVRR; this is encoded by the coding sequence ATGGGAGCGGGATGGGCGTGGGTGGTGATGGCGGCCCTGGCGGCATCTCCGGGGCCGAAGGTGGTGTCTCCGCTGGTGAAGGTGCGGCCGGGCGTCACGCTCAAGGGCTCCACCGAGGCCCAGCTGAGCCTGGCCCGAGGCGAGTGCGAGGGCACGCAGGTGGTCCTCCCCGGCAACGTCCGCCAGGTGACGGCGAAGCCGCTCACGCTCAAGGGGCCGGGCTCCGCGCTCTCCGCCTCGCTGTGGCGCGAGGGCTTCATCGAGGTGAAGACGCCCTCCAACAGCATGGGAGCGAAGGGGTTCTGGCCGGATCCACTGCTGCCCGTGAACGTGCCCGGAGACCCCAAGCTGCCCGCTGTGCTCTACGTGGAGGTGTGCGCGCCCACGGAGCAGAAGCCGGGCACCTACCGGGGTGAGCTGAGCGTGAAGGCGGACGATGGCGCGGTGGCGCCAGTGCCCTTCACGGTGGAGGTCCAGCCCTTCGCGCTGCCCGCCACGTCCTCGCTGCCCACGAGCTTTGGCATCTCGCTCTACAGCATCGCCCGGGGGCACAAGCTCGCTCCGGAGTCTCCCGAGGCGATGACGCTGCTGCGCGCCTACGGGAAGGCCCTGCTGCAGCACCGCCTGAGCGCGTACGGCATGAGCATGAACGCGCCGCCGGTGCGCTTCGAGGACGGCCGCGCGGTGGTGGACTTCAGCGCGTATGACGAGGAGATGGCGCCGTTCTTCGAAGGAACCGCGCTGCCCTCGGGGGCCCGCTTCACCACCGCCGACGTGCGCGACTCTTCGCAGTGCAAGACCGAGCAGGAGAAGGTGGCGTACTACCGCGCCTTCGCCGAGCATTTCCGCAGCAAGGGCTGGTCCGCGCAGCTCTTCTTCTACGCCAAAGACGAGCCGAAGCCGGAGGAGATGGCCTTGGTGCGCACGCAGGCCTCTCGGGTGAAGGCTGCAGGCAAGGACATCCCGGTGCTCGTCACTTCGGCGCTGCATGATGGCATTCAGAGCAGCGCGGACATCCTCGCGCCCACGCTCAACTGCTTCTTCCCTCGCTGGGAGCTGGAGACGTGCCCGAACGTGGTGCCCCTCTCCAAGCTGCGCTCGAAGCTGCGCTCCGGGACGCGGGTGTGGTGGTACCAGAGCTGCAACTCCCATGGCTGCACCGGCGGCCCCGCCGAGGATCCGGCGGTGGAGCGCGCCTATACCGGCTGGGCCTCCTATATGGTGGACCACCCTGCCCCGCTCAACCGCAGCATGGGGCCGCTGGCCTTCCTCACCGGTGTGGACGGCGAGCTCTATTTCGACACCGTCTACGCCTACAACACGCAGGATCCATGGCAGGGCGTCTTCGAGTTCGGCGGCAACGGCGACGGCACCCTCTTCTATCCCGGCACGCCGGAGCGCCTCGGGACAAAGGAGCCACAACCCGTGGTGTCCTTGCGCCTCAAGCACATCCGCGATGGGCTCGAAGACTATGAGTACCTGCACCTGCTCGCCCGGCTTGGGGACGCGGAGCCCGCTCGGGCCTTCGCTCGGCGGCTCGCCCGCTCGGGCTATGAAATTGAACAGAATGTCGCAACATGGGAGCAGGTCCGACACAACCTGACAGCCCAACTGCGCAAGCGCTGGGACGCCTCCGAATATGCGAAGCGTCCTGGCGTCCGACGTTGA
- a CDS encoding Maf family protein has translation MPTLEESTSLVLASASPRRRDLLSQLGLRFTIAAADIDETPLPGEAADVYVLRLAREKARTVAERFPGTWVLAADTTVALGTELLGKPSSPTEAREMLTQLSGRTHAVYTGVALAGRAQESMVVRTGVTFRTLSAGEIDWYANTGEPLDKAGAYGMQGKGSFLVSGIEGSPTNVIGLPLGETLELLMRAGVPTPWRGP, from the coding sequence ATGCCCACTCTAGAGGAATCTACGTCCCTCGTCCTTGCTTCCGCCTCGCCCCGGCGGCGGGATCTGCTCTCCCAGTTGGGGCTGCGCTTCACAATCGCAGCCGCGGACATCGACGAGACCCCCCTTCCGGGAGAGGCCGCCGACGTCTACGTGCTCCGACTGGCCCGGGAGAAGGCCCGAACCGTGGCCGAGCGCTTCCCAGGTACCTGGGTGCTGGCGGCCGACACCACCGTGGCCCTGGGCACCGAGCTGCTCGGAAAGCCCTCCAGCCCCACCGAGGCCCGGGAGATGCTCACCCAACTCTCTGGCCGCACCCACGCCGTCTACACGGGTGTAGCACTGGCCGGCAGAGCCCAGGAGTCGATGGTGGTGCGCACCGGCGTCACGTTCCGGACACTGTCCGCCGGGGAGATCGACTGGTACGCGAACACCGGCGAGCCCCTGGACAAGGCAGGGGCCTACGGAATGCAGGGAAAGGGCAGCTTCCTCGTCTCCGGCATCGAGGGCAGCCCGACCAACGTCATCGGCCTACCGCTGGGGGAAACTCTCGAGCTCCTGATGCGCGCGGGCGTTCCCACGCCCTGGAGGGGTCCATGA
- a CDS encoding FAD-dependent oxidoreductase, which translates to MELNYDVKKIEIKRRIAEWARRPDSDFTRFQITRQQAIDLTWETSGRLVFPWDPEYDPLRAVAYVNFENVRPAAIGVCETMHDVRAFMRFIRAQREVNPSFRWVPRSGGHSTAGYCTVEGGLMLDVRGLNDVFVQPQRKLVHVGPGVQMRDFYRATYPYGLFAPAAICPDVRVGGMMQGGGFGFASRMFGMNCDAVSEVELVLADGRPVIANELNNRDLFWAVRGGTGNQFGILTRVSYRLSQLSEVGAVLLQFNLGTDAEAAQGAAALDLLQRKFMGSNHDRRLGYLCVIQHGPNWAGPYLLVRVMYRGDTSVWRQMLGELIAMPGCQIQWEARGSYYSMNNKLMGYAQEPDTLGDELTTLATVPPQEKQTRYYERPLGVAAWRQMVDHIRSAATTLAFAPQMVIEPAGGAINERSRGFNAYIHRRADFNTYLNTYWDTPAEKSKAFTFMDRWLEIGRPFSNGEAYQNYPKPYYTNWARRYWAEYYPVLCLIKRKYDPTNVFSFEQSIGADGQLASSSIGDISELVPDIARALRKPVVLPEEMEEEDSVA; encoded by the coding sequence ATGGAACTCAACTACGACGTCAAGAAGATCGAGATCAAACGACGGATCGCCGAGTGGGCTCGGCGGCCAGACTCTGACTTCACGCGCTTTCAGATCACGCGTCAGCAGGCGATTGATCTCACCTGGGAGACCAGTGGAAGGCTCGTGTTCCCGTGGGATCCGGAATACGACCCGCTGCGCGCGGTAGCATACGTGAACTTCGAGAACGTTCGCCCGGCGGCCATCGGCGTCTGCGAGACGATGCACGACGTGCGGGCCTTCATGCGCTTCATCCGCGCACAGCGTGAGGTGAATCCGTCCTTCCGCTGGGTGCCTCGCTCTGGCGGGCACAGCACGGCGGGCTACTGCACCGTCGAGGGCGGGCTCATGCTGGACGTGCGCGGCCTGAATGACGTCTTCGTCCAGCCGCAGCGCAAGCTCGTGCACGTCGGCCCGGGCGTGCAGATGCGGGACTTCTACCGCGCCACGTATCCGTATGGCCTGTTCGCTCCGGCCGCCATCTGCCCGGATGTCCGCGTCGGCGGCATGATGCAGGGCGGTGGGTTCGGCTTCGCCTCGCGCATGTTCGGGATGAACTGCGACGCGGTGAGCGAGGTAGAGCTGGTGCTGGCCGATGGCCGCCCGGTGATTGCCAACGAGCTGAACAACCGCGATCTCTTCTGGGCGGTGCGCGGCGGCACGGGCAACCAGTTCGGCATCCTGACGCGGGTGAGCTACCGGCTCTCGCAGCTCTCCGAGGTGGGCGCCGTCCTGCTGCAGTTCAACCTGGGCACGGACGCGGAGGCGGCCCAGGGCGCCGCGGCGCTGGATCTGCTGCAGCGCAAGTTCATGGGCTCCAACCACGACCGCCGCCTGGGCTACCTGTGCGTCATCCAGCACGGTCCCAACTGGGCGGGCCCTTACCTGCTCGTGCGCGTGATGTACCGCGGCGACACGAGCGTGTGGCGCCAGATGCTGGGCGAGCTCATCGCCATGCCCGGCTGCCAGATTCAATGGGAGGCCCGGGGCTCGTACTACTCCATGAACAACAAGCTCATGGGCTACGCGCAGGAGCCGGACACGCTGGGCGATGAGCTCACCACGCTCGCGACGGTGCCTCCGCAGGAGAAGCAGACGCGCTACTACGAGCGGCCGCTGGGCGTAGCGGCGTGGCGCCAGATGGTGGACCACATCCGCAGCGCGGCGACGACGCTCGCGTTTGCTCCGCAGATGGTCATCGAGCCCGCGGGCGGCGCCATCAACGAGCGCAGCCGCGGCTTCAACGCGTACATCCACCGGCGCGCCGACTTCAACACGTACCTCAATACCTACTGGGACACGCCGGCGGAGAAGTCCAAGGCGTTTACCTTCATGGACCGGTGGCTGGAGATTGGCCGCCCGTTCAGCAACGGCGAGGCGTACCAGAACTACCCGAAGCCCTATTACACGAACTGGGCGCGGCGGTACTGGGCCGAGTACTACCCGGTGCTCTGCCTCATCAAGCGCAAGTACGACCCGACCAACGTCTTCAGCTTCGAGCAGAGCATCGGCGCGGATGGCCAGCTCGCCAGCAGCTCCATCGGCGATATCTCCGAGCTCGTCCCGGACATCGCCCGCGCCCTGCGCAAGCCCGTCGTCCTCCCGGAAGAGATGGAGGAGGAGGACAGCGTGGCCTGA
- a CDS encoding peptidylprolyl isomerase has protein sequence MEEGLNLRKIVSLVFIIGIAVVFTLNFGPGSFSKSSGPQVTSVNTVANVNGKEIPLRDFLRSYNVQINNLRNRGTPIPESVARQYVAPQVVQNLVDVELVAQAAERYGIVPADAELVELIHRNTDFQKDGVFDFDQYRRALRDYYRLTETQYEDDLRRQLAAQKMLEVVRNGAVVSDDEVRVRYDKEANQAKLVFARFLPTMYADKVPAPTPAQVDEFKKAHQKEISEYYENNSFMYKQPERVKVRQILVKLPPGATAEQKAAAKDRANALRQDVTTGEKDFVAVAKERSEDPGTKATGGDLGWVERGSLEPALADAMFALAPGSVSEPIETTLGYHVVKVEEKQAASDKKLPDMENEIATTLYKQQAAKDLAKAEAEKALAAVKGGKTIPALFPPEKEGQPALQRFETEARPEAVETGTITAGAESVPFLGPAPALLTATFTAQGPQVLDQAYPAGEGFVIAQVTERKKANDADFQAKKEELREQARRAKQIEVEDSFIKALRKKGTVVTNTEAIESAIGAS, from the coding sequence ATGGAAGAAGGACTGAACCTCCGGAAGATCGTCTCGCTGGTGTTCATCATCGGCATCGCCGTGGTGTTCACCCTGAACTTCGGGCCGGGCAGCTTCAGCAAGTCCAGCGGCCCGCAGGTGACGAGCGTCAACACCGTGGCGAACGTCAACGGCAAGGAGATCCCACTGCGGGACTTCCTGCGCTCCTACAACGTCCAGATCAACAACCTGCGCAACCGCGGCACCCCCATCCCCGAGTCCGTGGCGCGCCAGTACGTGGCCCCCCAGGTGGTGCAGAACCTGGTGGACGTGGAGCTGGTGGCGCAGGCGGCCGAGCGCTACGGCATCGTCCCCGCGGACGCCGAGCTGGTGGAGCTCATCCACCGCAACACGGACTTCCAGAAGGACGGCGTGTTCGACTTCGACCAGTACCGCCGCGCGCTGCGCGACTACTACCGGCTGACGGAGACGCAGTACGAGGACGACCTGCGCCGCCAGCTCGCTGCCCAGAAGATGCTCGAGGTGGTGCGCAATGGCGCCGTCGTCTCGGATGACGAGGTGCGCGTGCGCTACGACAAGGAGGCCAACCAGGCCAAGCTCGTGTTCGCGCGCTTCCTGCCCACCATGTACGCCGACAAGGTGCCCGCCCCCACGCCCGCGCAGGTGGACGAGTTCAAGAAGGCGCACCAGAAGGAGATCTCCGAGTACTACGAGAACAACAGCTTCATGTACAAGCAGCCCGAGCGCGTGAAGGTGCGGCAGATCCTGGTGAAGCTGCCCCCGGGCGCCACCGCCGAGCAGAAGGCGGCTGCGAAGGATCGCGCGAACGCGCTCCGCCAGGACGTCACCACGGGCGAGAAGGACTTCGTCGCGGTGGCCAAGGAGCGCAGCGAGGACCCGGGCACCAAGGCGACGGGTGGAGACCTCGGCTGGGTGGAGCGCGGCAGCCTGGAGCCGGCGCTGGCGGACGCCATGTTCGCCCTGGCCCCGGGCAGCGTGTCCGAGCCCATTGAGACGACGCTGGGCTACCACGTGGTGAAGGTAGAGGAGAAGCAGGCCGCCTCGGACAAGAAGCTGCCGGACATGGAGAACGAGATCGCCACCACGCTCTACAAGCAGCAGGCGGCCAAGGACCTGGCCAAGGCCGAGGCCGAGAAGGCGCTGGCCGCGGTGAAGGGCGGCAAGACGATCCCGGCGCTGTTCCCACCGGAGAAGGAAGGCCAGCCGGCGCTCCAGCGCTTCGAGACGGAGGCACGCCCGGAGGCGGTGGAGACGGGCACCATCACCGCGGGCGCCGAGTCGGTTCCCTTCCTGGGGCCCGCGCCCGCGCTGCTGACGGCGACGTTCACCGCGCAGGGGCCGCAGGTGCTGGACCAGGCCTACCCCGCCGGCGAGGGCTTCGTGATCGCCCAGGTCACCGAGCGCAAGAAGGCCAATGACGCGGACTTCCAGGCCAAGAAGGAGGAGCTGCGGGAGCAGGCTCGCCGCGCCAAGCAGATCGAGGTGGAGGACTCCTTCATCAAGGCGCTGCGCAAGAAGGGCACGGTGGTGACCAACACCGAGGCCATCGAGAGCGCGATCGGCGCCAGCTGA
- a CDS encoding imelysin family protein — MKLTRLPFRVLTLAGALALSACADDGEQSQHAFDPQIINHLADDVVVPTYQQLSTRLNALDVAVNALIADPTQAKLTAAQEAWFAARTPWEQSEGFLFGPVDSYGYDPALDSWPVNRSDLDAVLASNDDFTPGYVSTLQETQKGFHTMEYLLFDEGRTKKVSDFNQRQFDYLKAISAELKNIGAALSNAWTQSVDGRLPYRDVLAGAGTAGNTAYPSVETAAQEMVGGMINILDEVANGKIADPYDAKDPELVESQFAYNSLSDFSNNIRSVENVYLGRLPGATPSEHTLSALVKSEKPEVDARIRQEITAAIEALAKIPEPFRESIKNPNAADEIEAAQVAIRKLQNSIETDVKPFTSR; from the coding sequence ATGAAGCTCACCCGTCTCCCCTTCCGTGTCCTCACCCTCGCCGGCGCGCTGGCGCTGTCCGCCTGCGCCGATGACGGAGAGCAGTCCCAGCACGCGTTCGATCCGCAGATCATCAACCACCTCGCGGATGACGTGGTGGTACCCACCTACCAGCAGCTGTCCACGCGGCTGAACGCGCTGGATGTGGCGGTGAATGCACTCATCGCCGATCCCACTCAGGCGAAGCTCACCGCGGCCCAGGAGGCCTGGTTCGCCGCGCGCACGCCCTGGGAGCAGAGCGAGGGCTTCCTGTTCGGACCCGTGGACTCGTACGGCTACGACCCGGCGCTGGACAGCTGGCCGGTGAACCGCTCGGACCTGGACGCGGTCCTGGCCAGCAATGACGACTTCACCCCGGGCTACGTGAGCACCCTCCAGGAGACGCAGAAGGGCTTCCACACGATGGAGTACCTCCTCTTCGACGAGGGCCGCACCAAGAAGGTGTCGGACTTCAACCAGCGCCAGTTCGACTACCTGAAGGCCATCTCCGCCGAGCTGAAGAACATCGGCGCCGCGCTGTCGAACGCGTGGACCCAGTCCGTGGACGGCCGCCTGCCGTACCGGGACGTGCTGGCCGGAGCGGGCACGGCGGGCAACACCGCCTATCCCTCCGTGGAGACCGCGGCCCAGGAGATGGTCGGCGGCATGATCAACATCCTGGACGAGGTGGCGAACGGGAAGATCGCCGACCCGTACGACGCGAAGGATCCGGAGCTGGTGGAGAGCCAGTTCGCCTACAACTCGCTGTCTGACTTCTCCAACAACATCCGCAGTGTGGAGAACGTCTACCTGGGCCGCCTGCCGGGCGCGACCCCGAGCGAGCACACGCTGTCGGCGCTGGTGAAGTCCGAGAAGCCCGAGGTCGACGCCCGCATCCGCCAGGAGATCACCGCCGCCATTGAGGCGCTCGCGAAGATCCCCGAGCCGTTCCGCGAGTCCATCAAGAATCCGAA
- a CDS encoding DUF3108 domain-containing protein: MTSMRNVLVACLALAASAAFAQVPDGPEPQGQEVPVGQDTAPPAEPAAPVPACPAALPALYTPIAFMPGEQLEFDLDALGAQAGKMTMRVQRPEKGTLPVSIEAQTNTFFSKVRRVQGVGTSYLHPKTLRPSRYTEDATENEVRRKVDVAFGAKDRSVKVDFVMGQRAGHFNYTYDKDGLDVAGAIYLMRQLPMKEGLPLCFDVYGIRRLWRLNGTVVKRERVSLPVGQFDAWYLTGTAVRLDRPSQKREIHVWISDDARRLPLVAVGTIDLGAVRATLTAYSRPGEKEKRAQGKEELKW; encoded by the coding sequence ATGACCTCCATGCGCAACGTTCTCGTGGCTTGCCTCGCCCTCGCCGCATCCGCCGCCTTCGCTCAGGTGCCCGACGGCCCCGAGCCTCAGGGCCAGGAGGTGCCCGTAGGCCAGGACACCGCTCCGCCGGCGGAGCCCGCCGCCCCCGTGCCCGCGTGCCCTGCCGCGCTGCCCGCGCTGTACACGCCCATCGCCTTCATGCCTGGCGAGCAGCTCGAGTTCGATCTGGACGCGCTGGGTGCCCAGGCCGGAAAGATGACCATGCGCGTCCAGCGCCCCGAGAAGGGCACCCTGCCGGTGTCCATCGAGGCGCAGACCAACACCTTCTTCTCCAAGGTGCGCCGGGTGCAGGGCGTGGGGACCAGCTACCTCCACCCGAAGACGCTGCGGCCCTCGCGCTACACCGAGGACGCCACCGAGAACGAGGTCCGCCGCAAGGTGGACGTGGCCTTCGGCGCCAAGGATCGCTCCGTGAAGGTGGACTTCGTCATGGGCCAGCGAGCCGGCCACTTCAACTACACCTATGACAAGGACGGCTTGGACGTGGCGGGCGCCATCTACCTCATGCGCCAGCTGCCCATGAAGGAGGGCCTGCCCCTCTGCTTCGACGTGTATGGCATCCGCCGGCTGTGGCGGCTGAACGGCACGGTGGTGAAGCGCGAGCGCGTCTCGCTGCCCGTGGGCCAGTTCGACGCCTGGTACCTCACCGGCACCGCAGTCCGTCTGGATCGGCCCAGCCAGAAGCGCGAGATCCACGTGTGGATCTCCGACGACGCGCGCCGCCTGCCCCTGGTCGCCGTGGGCACCATCGACCTGGGCGCCGTGCGCGCCACCCTCACTGCCTACTCGCGCCCTGGTGAAAAGGAGAAGCGCGCCCAGGGCAAGGAAGAGCTCAAGTGGTAG
- a CDS encoding DUF3108 domain-containing protein, producing MQTRFKGAFMGLLSGMMFSSVALAQAETPAFAPGEQALYRVQYLGVTAGTAQITVGAPMKQWGQQVWPIVSLAKTDPVVGVWPIKDKFVSYWHEEGQRSVGSDFFVDENNKRRRQRIQMKDTRTAHVVRQKEGAAPVEATHELPEGAMDLAGATFALRSRGIQDGQEYIYPVFTGSKHFMLKAKVEGRQMLKTALGEREVFRLKLQTEFAGGLQAKRDIVAYLTTDRSHLPVRIEADFVLGTIVADLAEYKQGRMMAMND from the coding sequence ATGCAGACGCGGTTCAAGGGTGCCTTCATGGGCCTGCTGTCCGGGATGATGTTTTCCAGTGTCGCCCTGGCGCAGGCAGAGACTCCGGCGTTCGCGCCCGGAGAGCAGGCGCTCTATCGCGTGCAGTACCTGGGGGTGACGGCGGGCACGGCGCAGATCACCGTGGGTGCGCCCATGAAGCAGTGGGGCCAACAGGTGTGGCCCATCGTGTCGCTGGCCAAGACGGACCCGGTCGTCGGCGTGTGGCCCATCAAGGATAAGTTCGTCTCGTACTGGCACGAGGAGGGGCAGCGCTCGGTGGGCAGTGACTTCTTCGTGGACGAGAACAACAAGCGCCGCCGCCAGCGCATCCAGATGAAGGACACGCGCACCGCGCACGTCGTCCGGCAGAAGGAGGGCGCCGCCCCCGTGGAGGCCACCCACGAGCTGCCCGAGGGTGCCATGGATCTCGCAGGCGCGACGTTCGCACTGCGCAGCCGGGGTATCCAGGACGGCCAGGAGTACATCTATCCGGTGTTCACGGGCTCGAAGCACTTCATGCTGAAGGCCAAGGTGGAAGGCCGGCAGATGCTGAAGACGGCGCTGGGCGAGCGGGAGGTCTTCCGCCTGAAGCTCCAGACGGAGTTCGCCGGTGGACTGCAGGCCAAACGCGACATCGTGGCCTACCTGACGACGGACCGCAGCCACCTGCCCGTGCGCATCGAGGCGGACTTCGTGCTGGGAACCATTGTGGCGGACCTCGCCGAGTACAAGCAGGGCCGCATGATGGCGATGAACGACTAG
- a CDS encoding sensor domain-containing diguanylate cyclase, which produces MNPADLLSAMKRTVEQLAAFNEIAKALTSTLELKEVLNLVMQKVSDLLQPRNWSLILLDENTGKLSFEVAVGEGAEALKNLQILPGEGIAGTVYSTGRARLVDDVGGDPAFAPRFDQASAFRTRSILAVPLIARGRVLGVIELVNGPRDPPFSQDDLTTLTAIADYAAIAIENARNFRRVQELTITDEHTGCYNARHLRAQLDHEVRRSQRFHHPLSLVFLDLDHFKAVNDTHGHLVGSALLKEVGELLIASTRQLDLVFRYGGDEFALLLVETAPEGAMTIATRIRDAFRARRFMQSHGLEIRLTASLGVATFPDHARSATDLVRAADFAMYAAKAQGRNEVCLAERLSSDPSVTPPTR; this is translated from the coding sequence ATGAACCCCGCGGATCTCCTGTCAGCCATGAAGCGGACGGTGGAGCAGCTGGCCGCGTTCAACGAGATCGCCAAGGCGCTCACCTCCACGCTCGAGCTGAAGGAGGTGCTCAACCTCGTGATGCAGAAGGTGAGTGACCTGCTCCAGCCGCGCAACTGGTCGCTCATCCTCCTGGACGAGAACACCGGCAAGCTCTCCTTCGAGGTGGCCGTCGGCGAGGGAGCCGAGGCCCTCAAGAATCTCCAGATCCTCCCGGGCGAGGGCATCGCCGGCACGGTGTACTCCACGGGCCGGGCGCGCCTGGTGGATGACGTGGGCGGCGATCCCGCCTTTGCCCCGCGCTTCGATCAGGCCTCCGCCTTCCGCACGCGCTCCATCCTGGCCGTGCCCCTCATCGCCCGCGGGCGGGTGCTCGGCGTCATCGAGCTGGTGAACGGCCCGAGGGATCCGCCGTTCTCCCAGGACGACCTGACCACGCTCACGGCCATCGCGGACTACGCGGCCATTGCCATCGAGAACGCGCGCAACTTCCGCCGGGTGCAGGAGCTGACGATCACCGACGAGCACACCGGCTGCTACAACGCGCGGCACCTGCGCGCGCAGCTGGATCACGAGGTGCGGCGCTCGCAGCGCTTCCACCACCCGCTGTCGTTGGTGTTCCTGGATCTGGATCACTTCAAGGCCGTCAACGACACCCACGGGCACCTGGTGGGCAGCGCGCTGCTGAAGGAGGTGGGGGAGTTGCTGATCGCCTCCACGCGCCAGCTGGATCTGGTGTTCCGCTACGGCGGCGACGAGTTCGCGCTTCTGTTGGTGGAGACGGCTCCCGAGGGCGCGATGACCATCGCCACGCGCATCCGCGATGCGTTCCGCGCCCGTCGCTTCATGCAGTCCCATGGACTGGAGATCCGGCTGACGGCGAGCCTGGGGGTGGCCACGTTCCCGGACCATGCGCGCTCCGCCACGGATTTGGTCCGAGCGGCCGACTTCGCCATGTACGCCGCCAAGGCCCAGGGCCGGAACGAGGTGTGCCTCGCCGAGCGCCTGTCCTCGGATCCCAGCGTGACACCGCCCACACGCTGA